In Motilibacter aurantiacus, the sequence GTGACGCACGCGAACTCGCACGCTCATGCCGCGGCGCGGGCGGTGCCAGACTCGAGCGCTCTGGCGCGTTCATCAGCTCGCGACCGTCCGGCTGGGAAGCCGTCTCTGACCTGCCACCTGCCGTCCTGCCGATATCCGCCGGGCTGCCTGGCCGTCGACGGCCGAGCGGGGCGACCCGCAGCGCGTCGTGTGCTGGTTCAGCCGTACACCGTCGCCAGCTGGGCGAGGAGGACGGCGCGGCCGGTCGGGTATCCCGTCCTCGTCGAGCGCGAGGCGTCCCGCTCCCGAGCCCTCGACCGCGGCCCGCGACCTTGTGCGTCGCCCTGTCCTGCGTCGGCACGCCGGCGCATGCTCGTCCCGCGTGCCCGCGCGCCTCCTGTTGCCAGACGTGCGCATCGTCGGCTCATGAGCTGTTCACCGTTCCTTGGCTCGTTGTCGCCGGGGGCGAAGCTTCCCTCCGGCACGCTGCCCGGGCAGACCTGGCGCGAGGATGGCGAGGAAGACCGTGCTGACGCACGTCCGACAGATGACGGCAGTCCTCGTCCTGATGGCGATGGCGCTCACCGGCGCAGCCGAGGTGACGGCTGCACCTCTGACCGTCGCAGCGGGCGCTGCCCCCTTGTCCGAGGCCAGCTTGTCAAAGAGGCTGCTCGCCGCCAAGGCGACTCCCGCGGGCATGCCCGCGGTGCACGCAGTCCCGTCCAACGACCCCGAGGCCGAGTTCGGCGGCGTCGCCGATCTGTGCGCGCTCAAGATGCCTCGCGGGCTCTACGCCGCGGCCGTCACGGGCGCAGCGACCGAGGACAAGATGACGATGGCCTCCGCGTTCAGCTTCCGCACCGCCCGCGACGTCGCCAACGCCGCCACCTCTTGGCGGAAGGCACGCTGCAAGGGCGACCACGTGGTCAAGGCGACACTGAAGGGCATGCCCAAGGGGGCAGTGGCCCTTCGCCTGCAGTCCGGCCGCCAGGTCGTCGGGTACGCAGCTGTCGTCCCCGTCGGGCGCAACGTGGTCACCCATATCGTGGCCGGCTCCCCAGACTCGCCCGCCGCCGAGTTCGCCGCAGCGACCCGACGGCTCACCCGCGCCGTCGGCCCAGCCTGAACCGACCCTCAGGCGCCATAGCCAAGGCTCTCCGACCATCGAGCCGACAACAGCAGCAACGCCGGCCTCACGCTCATGCCGCGGTCAGGGCGCGGGCCGGCCGCTCGTGCCGCAGGCCGGGCGTGGCCTGTCGCCCGCCCGTGCCGGTCTCCGGACGCGGCGTCGCAGTGACGAGCTGGGAATGTGCGGCCGGGCGGTGTCGCTCACGGAATCTGCGGACCAGCCGTGGTGCCGGCGACGGCGCCACGCACCGCGCTGACCCGGAGGCGGTCGCATAGGGCGAGGACCTCGTCGCGCAGGACGTCGGGGGTGATCACCTCGAAGTCCCAGCCAAGCCCCGCCAGCATGCAGGCCATGCCGTCAAGGTGCTCGGCGCGCGTCTCGAGGAGCACGCCGTCGAGGTGCTCGCTCAGCCGTCCCACGCTCGGAGGCAGTCGCTGGCCCGCTTCCGCGAGGGTGGTCCGCAGCACGACGGCGACCTCGTGCGACCACCCGACCGCCGCGATGCCGGACACGACCTGCATCGCCGCGTCGAAGTCGGCTGGCACGACGTAGGAGCCGTCGCCCTGCCTGACTGAAGCGATTCGGTCCAAACGGAACGTCCGCACATCGTCACGGCCGTGATCGTGTCCGGTGGCGTACCACCGACCGGAGTGGAAGACCAGGCCGTAGACGTCGACCTCCCGCTGCGACTCCTGCCCGCCCCAGGCGGTGTAGGCGATCACGACGGTGCGCCGCGCTTGCGCTGCCCAGGCGAGATCGAGCAGCGTGTCGGCGCCGGCGGGAGAGCTGGCGCGCGCCGGGGTCGTGAAGTGCGCGGTCGACAGCAGGCTGTCGAGCCGCTGACTCAGGGGCCGCGGCAGCACACGCGACACCTTGGCCAGCGCGCTCGCCGTCGCCGCGTGGTCGGTGGTGGCGAGCCCCGCGCGTTCCGCGGCCCGCAGGCCCAGGACGACGGCGACGGCCTCATCGTCGGTGAGCATCAGTGGCGGCAGCTTGTAGCCGGGCGAGAGCCGGTAGCCGCCGTACCTGCCCCGCTGCGCCTGGACCGGAACCCCGAGGTCGGCAAGGTGCTCGGCGTAGCGCCGGACAGTCCGCTCGTCGACCCCGAGCCGAGCCGCAAGATCGCCGACCGTGCACTGCCCGCCCGCCTGAAGCAGCTCCAGCATCGCCAGCACGCGTGCGGTGGGGCGGGTCACGGCTCTCCTTGGTGCTGCTTGGCGAGGACGGCGATACCCAGCGCCAATACCGGGCGGAAACTGTCCACAAACCACCCTAGCGTCGAGGTCATGAAAACCACCACCTACGTCCTCGTCCCCGGCTTCTGGCTCGGCGCCTCGGTCTGGCGCCACGTCGCAGACTCGCTGAGCGCACGCGGCCACGTCGTACACGCCGTCGACCTCCCCGGCATGGGCAAGCGCGCACACCTCGCCTCGCCGGAGACCGACCTGACGACCCACATCGACGACGTCGTGCACCTGCTCGAGCAGCACGACTTGCACGACGTCGTGCTCGTCGGCCACAGCTACGGCGCCCTCGTGACGACGGGTGCGGCAGACCGCGTGCCTGAGCGTGTGGCCCGCCTGGTCTACATCGATTCGGGTCCCCTGCCGGACGGCATGGCGCAGGCCGACTTCGAGGGACCCGACGCGCGGGCGGCCAACCAGGATCTCGTCATGACACTCGGCGAGGGCTGGAAGCTCCCACCGCCGCCCTGGGCCGTGCTCGCCGCCGAGGCGTCCGAGGTCGACGACGATGCCGTGGCCGCGCTGGTCGAAGGCTCGCAGCCGCAGCCCTGGCGCACCGCCACCCAGCCGGTCGCACTCACCGGCGCCTGGGAGCGCCTGCCGCGGACGGGCGTGCTGTGCAGCTTCAGCCTCCAGCAAGTGCGGCAGATGGCGCCCTCCGTGCCGATGTTCGCGCACATGGTCGACGGCGACTGGACGTACATCGAGCTGCCGACGTGGCACTGGCCAATGGTGAGCCGACCGGTGGAACTCGCCAAGGTGCTGCAGTCGGTCAGCTGCTAGGCGCTCGCGCCGAGGTGCTCCGCGCGCAGTGGGCTTTCGGGCCCAAGGCGCACGCTCATCCGACCGCGCGTGTCCTGCGTCCCCATTCTCGCCGCTCCGTCCGGTCCTGCGAGCGGGGGCGATGCTGCAAGACTGGTACGGGGCGAAGTCTCCAGAGAAGGCGAGACGCCCGCGCTCTCGCCCTGGCACTGGGCGTCGCGGCCCTCGGGTAGCTGGATGCGCAGACGGAACCGGGAGCAAGCGCGAACGAGTCACGATTCGTCAAGTAAGTCTGCAGCCGGACGGTCGAACACTGCTTCTTGGCCTCGCCAACTGCAACGGCCAGCCGTACGACGTGACCGCGAAGGAGACCGACGAGGACGTCCGGCTCGAGGTCGTGGGCCTCGTGCCGCAGGGCAGCAACCGGGACCACTGCGCGGACGGCGTCACAGTCGTCCTCAAAGCACCCCTGTCCGGCCGGCTCGTCCTCGCCGACCTCAGCGGCACAGAGATAGCCATCAATCTCCCTGTCCCGCTGAGGTGTCGCCTGACGCCTACAGCATCGACGTCCTAATGCAGCCAAGCTCGTGTGGCGGAGGTCAAGCGCTCGCTCATGCCGCGGACCGGAGCGCAGGACTGCTCAGTGAGGCTGCTTGCT encodes:
- a CDS encoding helix-turn-helix transcriptional regulator; the protein is MTRPTARVLAMLELLQAGGQCTVGDLAARLGVDERTVRRYAEHLADLGVPVQAQRGRYGGYRLSPGYKLPPLMLTDDEAVAVVLGLRAAERAGLATTDHAATASALAKVSRVLPRPLSQRLDSLLSTAHFTTPARASSPAGADTLLDLAWAAQARRTVVIAYTAWGGQESQREVDVYGLVFHSGRWYATGHDHGRDDVRTFRLDRIASVRQGDGSYVVPADFDAAMQVVSGIAAVGWSHEVAVVLRTTLAEAGQRLPPSVGRLSEHLDGVLLETRAEHLDGMACMLAGLGWDFEVITPDVLRDEVLALCDRLRVSAVRGAVAGTTAGPQIP
- a CDS encoding alpha/beta fold hydrolase: MARTAIPSANTGRKLSTNHPSVEVMKTTTYVLVPGFWLGASVWRHVADSLSARGHVVHAVDLPGMGKRAHLASPETDLTTHIDDVVHLLEQHDLHDVVLVGHSYGALVTTGAADRVPERVARLVYIDSGPLPDGMAQADFEGPDARAANQDLVMTLGEGWKLPPPPWAVLAAEASEVDDDAVAALVEGSQPQPWRTATQPVALTGAWERLPRTGVLCSFSLQQVRQMAPSVPMFAHMVDGDWTYIELPTWHWPMVSRPVELAKVLQSVSC